CGAGGTGCCCAGGGTGTCCGGTGCGAGAGCCGCCCCGGCGCCGCCGTAGGCGAGCGGGGTGCGATCCCCGGCCACCCACTGTCCGATGCGCACCTGCTGGGTGAGCAGATCGTGACGGGCGCCCCGGCCGGGCAGATCACGCTCGCCGGAGGGGTGGGCCCAGGCGGCGCCGCCCTCGTGCAGCACCGTGTCGGTGAAGGAGGACAGCCGGGCCCGGGCGCGTGCCACGGTCCACATGTGGCCGACCCTGGCGCAGTCGACGTCGTTCATCCGGCCGGCGTCCACCTCGGCGGTGAGCGTGTCCGCGGCCTGGTGCTGGCCGGCCTCGCGCAGTTCGGGCCACCGAGAGGGCCGCCGGTCGACGGACGGCGCTTCGGCCTCGGCCGTCCTCGCCCGGGCGCGCGCGGCGAGCGCCTCCTTTGCGAGGGACCACCAACCACCGATCCGGGCGAACGGCCACAGCACGAGCAGGGTGATGAGCGCGTACAGCCCGTCCGTGAGCAGCTTGGACGCGAACACGCCGTAGTCGCCGCCGTTGATCAGGACGATCAGGGAGAACAGCGGATCCTGAACGGGCAGGGCGTCCCAGCCGAGGCCGAACGCGCTCGGGAAGACGAAGGCCAGCGCGATCAGCGCACCGAGGGCACCGATGAGGGCGCGAGCGGGTTGCTCGCGGCGGGTGACGAAGTGCCGGATGACGTCGGACCAGCTGCCCAGGCGCGCCATCGCGTAGACGAGAACCGCAAAGAACGCACCGTCGGCGACCGTCTTGACCTCGGCACCCTGGTAGCCCTTCGGCGACGCGGTGCCGGGCCACCACCAGTCGTCGGGGGTGAGCAGCTTGAGGATGGTCCACTGGTAGGGGAGGCCGCCGTGCCGCCACAGGGACCACAGGAACAGTCCCGCCACGAGGGGGACGGCGAAGCCCACGATGGTGACCGGGGCCAGGCGCTGTCCCTGGTGTGCCGCCCTGGGCAGGCGGTAGCCGTAGCGCCAGATGCCGGGCTCGGCGGCCGGGCGCGGCTGGTCGAGCCAGTCGGCGACGGGCGAGCGGGGGTGCGGCGGGTGGGAGGCGTAGCCGGGCCGCGCGGCCGGCGGTGGCGTGTCCGGCGCCCGCGCCGGCCGGGGCGGCACGGCGGGGGCCTCGTACGGCGTCGCCCCGCTGTTGTACGGCGCCGCGGGCCCGTTCCGGGGTGCCGCGGGCACGTCCGTCGGCTCCGCCGGCCGCGGCACGGGGTGAGCATGCGTGCCCCGCGCGTCCTGCGTCCCGTCGCTGTCCATTGCCCTTGCCCCCTGACCAGACCTTCCGTCCACCATCAGCGAGTCAATCTAATGCCCTCGCAAGGGGAGTTCGGCGATTGCGTGGCAGGGCACCCGGTCGGATACGAGCACGCCGTCGCGCCCCTCTCCCCGTACCTCTATGTCCACTGCGGACAACGGCCTACCCCGAAGACGCCCACATGGAGCATGCCCACCCCCCACCCCCGGCCCTAGCCTGCGAAGAAAGATAGGTAAGCGGCCGAAAACATACCGCCCGGCAATGTCCGGGACGCACGGTCAGACCGCCGGTACGCAAGATCATCAGGAGCCCCCATGACCGCACTTCCGCAGGAGCGCCGCGTCGTCACCGCCATCCCCGGCCCGAAGTCGCAGGAGCTGCAGGCCCGCCGTACCGCCGCGGTCGCGCAGGGCGTGGGCTCCGTGCTGCCGGTCTTCACCGCGCGCGCGGGTGGCGGGATCATCGAGGACGTCGACGGCAACCGGCTCATCGACTTCGGGTCCGGTATCGCCGTGACCAGCGTCGGCGCCTCCGCCGAGGCCGTCGTACGGCGGGCGAGCGCCCAGCTCGCCGACTTCACCCACACCTGTTTCATGGTCACCCCGTACGAGGGGTACGTGGAGGTCGCGGAGGCTCTGGCCGAGCTGACGCCCGGTGACCACGCCAAGAAGTCCGCGCTGTTCAACTCCGGCGCCGAGGCCGTCGAGAACGCCGTCAAGATCGCTCGTGCGTACACCAAGCGGCAGGCCGTCGTGGTGTTCGACCACGGGTACCACGGGCGGACCAACCTGACGATGGCGCTCACCGCCAAGAACATGCCGTACAAGCACGGGTTCGGCCCGTTCGCGCCCGAGGTGTACCGGGTGCCGGTGGCGTACGGCTACCGCTGGCCGACCGGGGCCGAGAACGCCGGTCCCGAGGCCGCCAAGCAGGCCATCGACCAGATGTCCAAGCAGGTCGGCGCGGACAACATCGCCGCGATCATCATCGAGCCGGTCCTCGGCGAGGGCGGCTTCATCGAGCCGGCCAAGGGCTTCCTGCCGGAGATCGTGAAGTTCGCCAACGACAACGGCATCGTCTTCGTCGCCGACGAGATCCAGAGCGGCTTCTGCCGGACCGGGCAGTGGTTCGCCTGCGAGGACGAGGGGATCGTCCCGGATCTCATCACCACCGCCAAGGGCATCGCCGGCGGGCTTCCGCTCGCCGCCGTCACCGGGCGCGCCGAGATCATGGACGCCGCGCACGCCGGTGGGCTGGGCGGTACCTACGGCGGTAACCCGGTCGCGTGCGCCGGTGCGCTCGGTGCCATCGAGACCATGAAGGAGCTGGACCTCAACGGCAAGGCCAAGCGCATCGAGGAGATCATGAAGGGTCGCCTCACCGCCATGGCCGAGAAGTTCGACATCATCGGTGACGTGCGTGGGCGCGGCGCGATGATCGCCATCGAGCTGGTCAAGGACCGCGCCACCAAGGAGCCGAACCCCGAGGCCACCGCCGCGCTCGCCAAGGCCTGCCACGCCGAGGGCCTGCTGGTCCTGACCTGTGGCACCTACGGCAACGTGCTGCGCTTCCTGCCCCCGCTGGTGATCGGCGAGGACCTGCTGAGCGAGGGCCTCGACATCATCGAGCAGGCCTTCGCGCGCGTCTGAGCAGCGGGTCCGCACCCGGAGACGGGCGCCTGCGGCAGGCGGTGTGAAGAAGGTGTGCGAGGTGGATGGCGGGACGCCGTTCCGTCTGCCCAAGCGCCCCGGCCTGCCGTAGGTTCTACCCAGATGAGAGATACACCCCGCCCACAGGGGACTGTGGGCGATTTCAGGCCGAGGCCTCCCCAGCTTCGACCTGGTCGTGCCCTCGCGCACACAACCGGCGCCTGACGGCTCCGGGATCTCCTCACCGATCGGACGGTCGCCGCCCCAAACCCCCCGGGGCGCGCGACGTTCCGATCCGGACGGCCGCCCCCGAACTCCCCCCCCTTGTTCCGGGGCGGCCGACCTCCTTCTGCGCGCACGCGAAGAAACCTGCGAAGCTGGGCGCCGTGTCGACCGTAGTCCGCCGTGCCCCGCTCCTCGGCATCCCCGCCGTCCTCTTCGCCCTGATCACCTGGCAGGTCGTCGCCCACGGCCCGCTGCTGCGCCTGGACGCCCGCCTCAGCCGGGCCCTCGTCCATGTGGACCGCGTCTCCGCGGTCCTGTCCGACTTCGGCAACCCCCAGGTCGCCGTGCCGGTGCTCGCCGCGACCGTGGTCTACGTCCTGTGGCGGGGGCGGGCGACCCGCAGCGGCCGGTGGTGGCTGCCGCCCGCCGCCGCGGCCGTCCTGATGGTGCTGGTCCCGGTGATCGTCGTACCCCTCAAGGACTGGACCGCACGGCCGGGGACCCCCGTGGTGCCCCCGGCCGTCGGCTATTTCCCCTCCGGGCACACGGCCACGGCGGCCGTCGCCTACGGCTCGGCGACCCTGCTCCTGCTCCCCTGGCTGCGCTCCACGGCCGCCCGGCGGTGCCTGGTCGCCGGGTGCGCGGCCCTGGTGCTCGGGGTGTCGTACGGCCTGGTCCGGCACGGCTGGCACTGGCCGCTGGACGTGGTGGCCAGCTGGTGCCTGAGCACCGTGCTGCTGACCACCCTGTCCCTCGTGAGCGGGCTCAGCCGAAGTACGCGTCGAAGGTCTTCTGGAACTCCCAGTTCGCGTAGCGGTCCCAGTTCACGGACCACGTCATCAGACCGCGCAGCGCCGGCCAGGTCCCGTGGGTCGCGTACGAGCCGCAGTTCGTCCTCCTCGTCAGGCAGCCCAGGGTCTTCGTGACCTCGGACGGCGGTACGTAGCCGTTGCCCGCCTCGGTCGAGGCCGGCATGCCGATCGCGACCTGGTCGGGGCGCAGGGGCGGGAAGACCTTGTCCGGGTCGCCCGCCACCGGGAAGCCGGTGAGCAGCATGTCGGTCATGGCGATGTGGAAGTCGGCGCCGCCCATGGAGTGGTACTGGTTGTCCAGGCCCATGATCGGCCCGGAGTTGTAGTCCTGGACGTGCAGGAGCGTGAGGTCGTCGCGCAGGGCGTGGATGACCGGGAGGTAGGCCCCGCAGCGCGGGTCCTGGCCGCCCCACTTGCCGGTGCCGTAGTACCGGTAGCCGTTCTGCACGAAGAACGTCTCGGGCGCCATGGTCAGTACGAACCCGGAGCCGTACTTGGCCTTCAAGGTCTTCAGCGCCGAGATCAGGTTCACGATCACCGGTGTGGTGGGGTTCTCGAAGTCGGTGTCGCTCGTGTCCAGGGACAGCGAGTGGCCCTCGAAGTCGATGTCCAGGCCGTCGAGGCCGTAGGTGTCGATGATGTCCGCCACGGAGGAGACGAAGGTGTCGCGGGCGGCGGCGGTGGTCAGCTGGACCTGGCCGTTCTGGCCGCCGATGGAGATCAGCACCTTCTTGCCGGCCGCCTGCTTGGCCTTGATCGCGGCCTTGAAGTCGGCGTCGCTCTCCACGTTCGGGCACTCGGTGACCGGGCAGCGGTTGAAGCGGATGTCCCCGGAGGTGGGCGAGGTGGGCTCGCCGAAGGCGAGGTCGATGACGTCCCAGCTGCCGGGTACGTCGGCGAGGCGGGTGTAGCCGGATCCGTTGGCGAAGCTCGCGTGCAGATAGCCGACGAGGGCGTGGGCGGGCAGGCCGGCGGAACCGCCGCCGGTACCCGCGCCGGTCGTCGCCGTCACGACCGCGGACTTCGCGGACTCCCCGGCGTCGTTGCTCGCGGTGACCTGGAAGCCGTACGCCGTCGAGGCGGACAGCCCGGTGACGGTGGCCGAAGCGCCGTTCACGATCTGGGACTTCACTCCGTCACGGTAGACGGCGTAACTCGTGGCGCCGGTCACCGCCGTCCAGGACAGGGCCACGGAGGACGAGGTGACCGCGGTGGCCCTCAGGCCGGCGGGCGCGGCGGGCGGCTGTCCGGTGCCGGTCCCGCTGCCGCCCGGGCCGACCAGGGAGACGTCGTCGGCGTAGTACGCGCCGGTGCCGTACCAGCCGTGCGTGTAGAGGGTCACCTTCGTGGTGGCCGCGCCGGTGGTGAAGGTGGTGGTGAGCTTCTGCCAGTCGGGGGCGGACTGGGTCCAGGTGGAGACGTCGGTGGTGCCGGTGCCGTTCGCGCCGAGGTAGACGTACGAGCCGCGGACGTATCCGGACAGTGTGTACTGCGAGCCGGGCTGGACGGTCACCGTCTGGGTGCACTGCGCGTCGTCGCTGCCCGCCGGGGTCGCCTGCAGCGCGGAACCACCGCTGTGCACGGGTGAGTTGACCGTCGTACCGGCCGTGCAGGTCCAGCCGTCGAGGCCGGACTCGAACCCGCCGTTCTTCGCGATGTCCGCGTCGGCCGCCCGGGCGGCCGACGAGAGCGCGGTGATGCCGGGCACCGCCAGCAGTGCGGCGGTGAGCAGGGCGAGGACGGATCTGGGACGACGTGCGCGCGGGGCGCGTGGGGCGCGGTCCACAAGGGCCTCCGGTGTAGGGGGAGTTGGAGGGTGGAGCGCACTCAACTTGGTCCAGACCAATCCTGTTGTCAAGGTGTTCCGGCGCTAACCGTCCCCACCCCTGGCCAGCCGCGCCGCCGCCTCGTGCATCGCCAGCTCCAGCAGCGCGGGGTCGGTCAGCGTGCCCGAGCCGTCCGGCGGCACCAGCCAGCGCACCCTCTGCGTCGCCCGGCCCGGATGCGGTACGACGATCCAGGTGCCGGGCCCGGCGGTACGGATGCCGGTGCCGACCCAGCGGGCCGCGGTGCCCGGCGGCACGAAGAACCCGACCCGGCTGTCGCCGAGGTCGGCGAGTACCGGGCCGGGCTGGTCGAGCACCCGGGTGAGGACGTCCAGGGTCGGGCAGCCGAGCCCGCCCGGCAGGATCAGTACGTCCCAGGCCCGGCCGGCGGGCAGCAGCGCGACCCCGAGCGGGTTGCGCTCCCATTCCCAGCGGCAGGCTTCGGGGTCCGGTGCGACGGATGCCAGCCACTCGACGGCCGTCTTCGCCCCAGTCATGAGAAGGCCTCCCTCTTCACTCGCCCGACCGTGCGCACGGTCGCGTCGGGAGGAGAGAGGGAGGCCTTACGGGGGCATTACGCGAGTTCCGACCCCTCTTTCAAGTGAGCTGGGTCACATGCTGCCGCTACAGAACCACCTTGCAGGAGATGACGCCGTCGTGCAGGCGGCATCCGGACGTACCGCTGCTGCCCTTCGGATCGTCCTTGTGGTGGTGGCCACAGTGATCGTGATCATGATGGTGCTGGTGCCCGTAGTAGTCGCCGTGGGCGACCGCCATGATCACCTCGGACGTCTGGTGCATCGGCGCCGCCGAGGCGGCCACGGCCGGCAGCATGACGCCTCCGACGACGACGGCGGCGGAGACCACCGCCGACGCCAGGCCGAGGCAGCGCTCGGCACGGGACTCGTCGCGGTTGCGGGTGATACGGGTCATGATCTTCTCCTGCTGGTCCGGTGGAGTGGAATCGGTGCCTCAGGTGAGGTCCGTGCTTCCAGTACGCCGGATTACGGCCGCAGGGTCATGCTCCGGGATCCCGTGGCTTGACGGCGCCGTAAGGAGCAGGTAAAAGCACTCAGCTGTCGAAGCCCAGCCCCAGCCGGTCCATCGCCCGCAGCCACAGATTGCGCCGCCCTCCGCGCGCGTCCGCGCGGGCCAGGGACCACTTGGTGAGGGCGATCCCGGTCCAGGCGAACGGCTCGGGCGGGAACGGCAGCGGCTTCTTGCGGACCATCTCCAGCTCGGTCCGCTCGGTGCGCTCCCCCTCCAGCAGGTCGAGCATCACGTCCGCGCCGAAGCGGGACGCGCCCACGCCGAGGCCGGTGTAGCCCGCCGCGTACGCGACCCTCCCCTGGTGAGCGGTGCCGAAGAACGCCGAGAAGCGGGAGCAGGTGTCGATCGCGCCGCCCCAGGCGTGGGTGAAGCGGACGCCCTCCAGCTGCGGGAAGCAGGTGAAGAAGTGGCCCGCGAGCTTGGCGTACGTCTCCGGGCGGTCGTCGTACTCCGCCCGGACCCGGCCGCCGTAGTGGTGGATCGCGTCGTAGCCGCCCCACAGGATCCGGTTGTCGGCGGACAGCCGGAAGTAGTGGAACTGGTTGGCGGAGTCGCCGAGCCCCTGTCTGTTCTTCCAGCCGATCGACTCCAGCTGGTCGGCGGAGAGCGGCTCGGTCATCAGGGCGTAGTCGTAGACCGGGACGGTGTAGGAGCGCACGCGGCGCAGCAGGCTCGGGAAGATGTTCGTGGCGAGCGCGACCCTGCGGGCGCGGACCGCGCCGTACGGCGTGCGTACGGTCATCCCGGCGCCGTACTGCTTCAGACTCAGCGCGGGCGTGTGCTCGTACACGCGCACCCCGAGCTTCAGACACGCCTTCTTCAGACCCCAGGCCAGCTTGGCGGGGTGCAGCATGGCCACGCCCCGGCGGTCCCACAGGCCCGCCTCGAAGGTGGGGGACTTCACCTGCTCGCGCACCGCGTCCGCATCCAGGAACTCGATGCCGTCCGCGAGCCCCTTATCCGCCAGCTGCCGGTGCCAGTCGCGCAGTTCCCAGGCCTGGTAGGTCTCGGTGGCGACGTCGATCTCGCCGGTGCGCTCGAACTCGCAGTCGATGCCGTGCCGGGCGACGGCGGCCTCGATCTCGTCGAGATTGCGCCGGCCCAGCTCCTCCAGCTTGTCG
Above is a genomic segment from Streptomyces fodineus containing:
- the gabT gene encoding 4-aminobutyrate--2-oxoglutarate transaminase produces the protein MTALPQERRVVTAIPGPKSQELQARRTAAVAQGVGSVLPVFTARAGGGIIEDVDGNRLIDFGSGIAVTSVGASAEAVVRRASAQLADFTHTCFMVTPYEGYVEVAEALAELTPGDHAKKSALFNSGAEAVENAVKIARAYTKRQAVVVFDHGYHGRTNLTMALTAKNMPYKHGFGPFAPEVYRVPVAYGYRWPTGAENAGPEAAKQAIDQMSKQVGADNIAAIIIEPVLGEGGFIEPAKGFLPEIVKFANDNGIVFVADEIQSGFCRTGQWFACEDEGIVPDLITTAKGIAGGLPLAAVTGRAEIMDAAHAGGLGGTYGGNPVACAGALGAIETMKELDLNGKAKRIEEIMKGRLTAMAEKFDIIGDVRGRGAMIAIELVKDRATKEPNPEATAALAKACHAEGLLVLTCGTYGNVLRFLPPLVIGEDLLSEGLDIIEQAFARV
- a CDS encoding chitinase → MDRAPRAPRARRPRSVLALLTAALLAVPGITALSSAARAADADIAKNGGFESGLDGWTCTAGTTVNSPVHSGGSALQATPAGSDDAQCTQTVTVQPGSQYTLSGYVRGSYVYLGANGTGTTDVSTWTQSAPDWQKLTTTFTTGAATTKVTLYTHGWYGTGAYYADDVSLVGPGGSGTGTGQPPAAPAGLRATAVTSSSVALSWTAVTGATSYAVYRDGVKSQIVNGASATVTGLSASTAYGFQVTASNDAGESAKSAVVTATTGAGTGGGSAGLPAHALVGYLHASFANGSGYTRLADVPGSWDVIDLAFGEPTSPTSGDIRFNRCPVTECPNVESDADFKAAIKAKQAAGKKVLISIGGQNGQVQLTTAAARDTFVSSVADIIDTYGLDGLDIDFEGHSLSLDTSDTDFENPTTPVIVNLISALKTLKAKYGSGFVLTMAPETFFVQNGYRYYGTGKWGGQDPRCGAYLPVIHALRDDLTLLHVQDYNSGPIMGLDNQYHSMGGADFHIAMTDMLLTGFPVAGDPDKVFPPLRPDQVAIGMPASTEAGNGYVPPSEVTKTLGCLTRRTNCGSYATHGTWPALRGLMTWSVNWDRYANWEFQKTFDAYFG
- a CDS encoding NAD(P)/FAD-dependent oxidoreductase; amino-acid sequence: MAPSAMSRGKDNWIASLSEARPVPYWLEDPGKPQAEPALTGTRTCDLLVVGGGYSGLWTALNAKERDPQCDVVLLEGREVGWAASGRNGGFCAASLTHGLPNGLARWPDEIDKLEELGRRNLDEIEAAVARHGIDCEFERTGEIDVATETYQAWELRDWHRQLADKGLADGIEFLDADAVREQVKSPTFEAGLWDRRGVAMLHPAKLAWGLKKACLKLGVRVYEHTPALSLKQYGAGMTVRTPYGAVRARRVALATNIFPSLLRRVRSYTVPVYDYALMTEPLSADQLESIGWKNRQGLGDSANQFHYFRLSADNRILWGGYDAIHHYGGRVRAEYDDRPETYAKLAGHFFTCFPQLEGVRFTHAWGGAIDTCSRFSAFFGTAHQGRVAYAAGYTGLGVGASRFGADVMLDLLEGERTERTELEMVRKKPLPFPPEPFAWTGIALTKWSLARADARGGRRNLWLRAMDRLGLGFDS